The region CGAGCAGGACCGCGAGGGTGACGCCGAGCAGGCCGAGGTGGACCGTGCCCATCAGGACGATGGCGCCGACGACGGTGAGCAGCCCATTGGTGATCATGACCAGGCCCTGGGTGGCGGCGTTCTGCACCAGGGCGCTGTCGGAGGTGACCCGGGCGACCAGATCGCCGGGTGGACGGCGGTCCAGCTCGGGGATCTTCAGCCGGATGAGGCGGAAGACGAGGTCGCGGCGGATGGAGCGGACGACCTGCTCCGAGGTGCGCTGCTGCCACCAGGACTGGAGTCCGGTCAGGACGGCGCCCGCCACCACCAGGACGCTGAGCACAATGAGCGACCCGGTGACCACCGTGTCGTCGGCCAGGGCGTCCAGGACCGACCGCGCCACCAGCGGCTGGACGAGCCCGCAGCCGCTGGCGGCCAGGGCGAGCAGGAGCGAGCCGAGGAGGACGAACCGGTACGGGCGGGCCTGCTGGAGCAGGGCCCGCAGCGGGCGGATACCGGGGGCCGGCGGCTCGTCGGACGCGGGGCTCGGCGCCTGCGGCGGAGGCATCGGATGGGCTGTGGTCATGGGGTGCTCCGGGATGGGGGATGCGTTCAGCGGCCTGCGGATGCCACCGGGTGCGCCGTGACGAGCTGTTCGAGGTGGTCGGCCGCGGCGCGCCGGCCGCCCGCGACGCGCATCGACCTGCCGATGGCCGCCGCCGCGGTGCGGTGCCCGCCGGTGTCGTCCAGGACCGTGCGCAGCGCCTCGGCGAGCTTCGGCGCGTCCACCCGTCCGAAGCGCACCCTGATACCGGCGCCCGCCTCGGCCACCTGGCGCGCCACGATCGGCTGGTCGTCCCGGATCGGGGCGACCACCAGCGGCAGCCCGTGCCAGAGGGCCTCGCAGACGGTGTTGTGGCCGCCGTGGCTGACGACCGCCCTGGCCCGGCCGAGCAGTTCGAGCTGGGGGACGTAGGGGCGCACCAGGATGCCGGGCGGCGGGTCGGTGAGTTGGCCGCCGGGGTCCGCGACGACGCCCTGCACCCGGTCGGCGAGCAGGTCCAGCGCTCCGGCGGCCTCGTGGAGGAAGCGCGCGCCGGCGTCGGTGTTGGCGGTACCGAGCGAGACGAAGACCAGGTCACGGGAGGGGTCGAGGGCCTGCCAGGGGAAGTCCGGGTCGCCGGGCCGGTCGGCGATGGCCGGGCCGACCAGGTGGACCCGCTCCCAGGGCAGGGTGCCGTCGCCGACGAGTTCCCGGCCGGTGAAGGCGAGGACGCCGTACGGGGAGAAGCGTGGGTCGTGGGTGGCGGCCGGGTCGCCGATCGCCTCCCGCAGTGCGTCCAGCCGACCGGTCAGCCAGGCGGCCACCTTGGGCAGATCGGCCAGCGGGTCGATGAGTTCGGCCGAGGTACTGGCCGAGGTGAAGTACGGGACGCCGAGGCGTTCGCACACCAGGGCGCCGGCCACCGCGTGCTGGTCGGTGACGACCGCGTCCGGGCGAAAGGCGTGCATCGCGCTCGCCACGGCGGGCGCCATCGCCTCGGCGAGCGGGATGAAGAAGACCTCCCAGAGGAAGCGGAAGGCGGCCGGTCCGGTCAGGGTCGGCGGGCGGACCAGTTCGCCGGCTTCGGGGAGAGCGCATTCGTGGACGGCGGCGGCGGGTCCGGCCGCGTCGCGGATGCGGTCGGCGTAGCCGCACCACGCGACCTCGTGGCCGCGGGCGGTCAGTTCGGCCGCCACCGCGACGAGCGGGTTGATGTGCCCGGTCAGTGGCGGTGCGACCAGGAGGAAGCGGCTCATCCGACGGCTCCGGCCCAGGCGCCCGACCGGCGCGCGTGGTGCTCGCGCACCCAGTCCAGGACCAGGTCACGGGTGCGGCCGGGCTGTTCGACCAGGACCGAGTGGCCCTGGTCCGGGAGGACCACGGTGCGGCACTGTGCGACCTTGGCCTCCAGCTCCGGCACCTGGGCGCTGAGCCCGGAGTCGGCGCCGAAGACGGCGAGCAGCGGGCAGCGCAGCGCGGACAGGTCGTCGTCGATGAGCCGCCCGGCCGGGACGTCCTCGGCCAGCGTGGTGGTCTGCAGAATGCGCGCGGCCGTGCGGGAGAGCCGGGCGGTGTGCGCCCCGTAGCGCTCCTTGATCCACTCAATGGCCTGGTCGTGGACCAGGTCACGGCGGGCGTGCGCCAGGCCGTCCGCGATGTGGGTGGCCCAGGTGGCCACCGGCGGCTCGGACTCGATCATGGTGAGGGTGGCGGTGCGGTCCGGATGCCAGGCGGCGAACCCCGCGGCGACGGTGCCGCCGAAGGAGTTGCCGACCAGGTGCACCGGGCGGTGCTCGCCCAGGGCGTCCAGGAGCAGTGCCAGGTCCTCGACGAAGTGCTCCAGGCGGTAGCCGGTGGGCGGCCGGTCGGTGCGGCCGTGCCCGCGCAGGTCGTACATCACGGTGTCCATGCCCGCCGCGGACAGCGCCGGGCCGAGGGTGAAGTAGTAGCTGGCGAGCGAGTCCGTGAGCAGACCGTGCACGAGGACGACCACCGGGGGCTCGCCCTCGCCGGCCGCGCCCGCTCGCAGCTCCTGCACATGGGTGGTGATGTCGCCGGTGGGTGTCTTCGCCATCCGGTCAGCTCTCCTCGGTGGCGCGGAGCGAGGCGGTGACGTAGTCGGCGAGCTGACCCACGGTCAGCGCGATGATCTCGTCGAGTTCCAGGTCCGCGATGAACAGGGCGAGGTTGACGCGCTCGCCGTACTGCTCGCGCAGGAGGCCGGCGAGGGTGACCAGGTCGATGCTCTCCAGCTCCAGGTCGTCGTGGAAAAGCGTCTCGCGGCTGATCTCGGCGTCCTCCAGACCGGCGTCGGGCAGCTCGCGCAGCGTCGCGGCGATCTGTGCGAGGACGGTGTCCTCGTCGATGCTGAGGGCCGTGGGGGTGGCCGCCTCACTGGTCATGCTGGCTCTCCTGACTGACTGGCTCGGCGCCGCCCGTGGTCCAGGCGACGACATAGTTCCGTTCGGGCAGCCCCGCGGGGGCCGCCACCTGATCGCAGCGCACTTCCCAGGCGCGGCCCGCGTGTTCCACCCGCAGCAGGTCGGGACGGGCGGCGGTGACCCGGTACTCCTGAGGTCGTCCGCGCAGCCCCGTACCGCGCTCCTTCGCGACGGCTTCCTTCGCCGCCCAGAAACGGGTGAACCACAGGTCTTCGCTCTCGTCGCCCGCGGCGACGGTACGGGCGAGGAGTGCGCGCTCCTCGGGGCCGCAGGCCGCCGCGACGGTGGCGGCGGGCCGGGCGGTGACCTCTTCGAGGTCGATGCCGCAGGGTCCGCGGCGGGCCAGGGCGACCGCCGCCTCGGCGCTGTGCGCGAGGGAGACCGTCAGGCGCGGACCGATGGCACGGCCGTGCACACCGGTCACCACGGGCCGGCCGGCCGCGTCGTTGTGCAGGGCGATCTCGGCCGGGTAGATGTCGCCCGCGCCCTCCGCCCAGAGCAGCCTGCGGACCGCGTCCTTGGCGGCGATCCGGCCGAGCAGGTGGCGGCGCTTACGGGTCGGGGGCTGGCCGGCGTAGCGGTCGCGTTCGGCGCCGCCGAGCACATTGCGCATGATCAGGTCGCGGGTGGCGAGATCGGGCCAGCGCTCGTGGGCCAGGCTCCATCCCCCGGTGCGCTCCTCGGAGAGCGTGTTCCGGCCGGGAAAGCGGTCCATCAGCCGCAGGCCGGGGTCGGTGTCGAAGCGCCGGTCGGTCCAGCCCGTGCATTCGGCCCAGACGCGGCCCGCGTGGACGAGCTGCATATCGGCGGTGAGGGTGGTGGGGGTGACCTCTCGGATACGGATATGGCAGTCCAGGGCGGTGCCGGCGGCCGGTTCGGGGCCGTGGAAGTCGATCCGGGCCATGCCGACCGGGAAGACCGTGGTGCGTTCGGTGAGGGTGGCCATGATCCAGTAGCCGAGGAGCTGGCCGACGTTGTCGAGGAGCGCGCCGGGTGGTCCGGGCGCGGTGAGGACGCCGCGCACATGCCGTTCACCGATCGCGGTGAGTTCGGTGACGCCCTGGAAGGCGGGGCCGTGGAACATCCACCGCTCGGTGTAGAGCTGTTCGGCGGCCAGTTCGGGGACCCGTTCGCAGGCCGGGTCCGCCGGCCACACGGCGGGCGGGGTCCCGGGGCCCGAGGCGAACTGGACCTCGGCGCCCGCGAAGCCGGTGAGCCCGACCTCGACCCGGTCCGGGGCCGAGCGGCGCACCGCGACGGGCACGTCACGGGCGGGCATGGCCTCGATCCACTTCTGGAGCCGCACGTTGTGCACGGCCACCACCCGCTGTTCCCGCCGTCCCCGCTCTCTGGGCATCGCCTCTTCCGCGATACGGACGAGGTGGTCGATGACGGTGGTCGCGGGCACGATCGGCCACCGGTCGGCCTCGTCGGGCCAGCCGGGCCGTTGACGGAAGAAGCAGTGGTCGCGGAGGTACGGCATCCGGTCCACGTCGATCCGCAGGGTGGCGGGGACGGTCGCGAGGCCGTCGGCGCCGCTGGAGCGGTTCGGGGTGCCGGAACCGCTCGGGGTGCCCAAGCCATTCGGACGGCCGGACCCGTCCGGGCCGACCGCGTGGCCCAGGGCCCGCGGTGCGGCCGGTGGCGGTGCGACGGCAGCGGATCGCGGGGTCGGCGGCCGGTGACGCGCCGGGACACGGGGGCCGCGGCGCTGCCCCAGCGCGTCGAGGAGTTCCGCGGCGACGGCGGTGGTGTCGGTGAGCAGCGCGGAGAACTCGGCGGCCACCGGGTGGTGTCCGCCGGCGCGGCCGGGCCGGTCGAGCGCGTCGGCGTGGGTCTCGGTCCGGGCGGCCGGGACAGCCGGGCGCAGGGGCCGCGCGGTGGGGTCCGGTGTCGCGACGAGGAGACCGTGCCCGGCCGCGGGAAGGGAGACCAGGGCGCCGCCGAGGTCGAGCTTCATCCCGGCGCGGCGTACCGGGCGGACGCTCGAACTCGCCCGGCCGGCAGGCGGGTTGAGCGGGGTGACGTCCGGGTCGGCGCCCTCCGTCCACAGCGCGGTCGTCACCCGGCGGAGCTGGGCGAGGCTGTCGCGGGAGGTGGAGTGCGCGGGCACCACCAGGCGATCACGGCCCGCGAGGGTGTCGTCGATGAGGGAGCCGAGCTGGCCCGCGCCCAGGGTCAGGAAGGCCCGGAACCCCGCCTCGTACATCCGCAGGACGAGTTCGCGGAAGCGGACCGGTTCGAGCAGATGGCGTACGAACAGCTCGCGGACCGCCTCCGGTTGGGCCGGGAAGGGGGCGGCAACGGTCGCGGACCACAGGGCGGTGTGCGGCGGGTGCAGGGTGTACCGCTCGGCCGCCGTGCGGATCGGGTCCAGGTAGGGGGCGAGCATCGGGGTGTGGAAGCCGGAGCGGAAGGGCAGCACCTGCGCGATGACGCCCTGCGTGCGGAAGTCGGCCACCAGGTCGGCGACGGCCTCCTCTGGTCCGCAGATCATCGACTGGTTGGGGGCGTTGTCGTGGCTGAGGACCACGTCCTCGCGGCCGTCGAGCCGGTCGAGTACCCGGTCGGCGGCGGTGCCGAGGACGGCGAAGGCCAGGCCGGGCACCCGCAGCGCGTCCGGGTCGAAGCCGGCCAGGAAGGCGTCCACCTCCTCGGAGGTGTGCACCCCGGCCGCCGCCATCGCGGTCCACTCCCCCACGCTGTGCCCGGCCACGGCGTCGGGCGCCACGTCCAGGCGGCGCAGCGCGGTGTCGAGCAGCCGGCCCAGTTGGAAGACGGCGGCGCCGTGCCGGCCCACGTCGCCGACCTCGGCCTCCTCGTCGTAGGACCAGTCCAGGCCGAGCCGGGCGGCGAGTTCGTCGACCTTGGGGGTGAACTCGGCTTCCAGGCCCGGGAAGACGAAGGCGGTGCGCCCACCGGCCGGGCCGAGCACCGGGCGCGGGGTGAACCACACATCGCCACGCCCGCGCCAGGGCTCGCCCTTGCCGACCGCCCGGCGTGCCATTTTCAGGCGGCGTGCCGTGGGGTCGACGATGCCGAGCCGCACCGGGCCCGCGGCGGGCGAGCCCGTCTCGGGCAGGCTCGCGGCGAGCACCGCGCCGTCCTCGGCGTCGAGCCGGGCGGCCAGTTCCTCGGGGGTCCGGGCGGCCAGCCGCAGCACGCGCTCCGGCTCACCGACGGTCACCCGGGGGCGGCGGCCACGGACCGCGGCGGGCTGTTCGAGTATCACGTGCGCGTTGATGCCTCCGAAGCCGAAGGCGTTGACCGCGGCCCGACGCGGGGCGCCGCCCGCGACCTCGTCCCAGGGGCGGGCGGTGGCGAGCGTGGTGAACCGGGTGGCTTCGAGGGCGGGGTTGGGGTCGTCGCAGTGCAGGGTGGGCGGCAGCGTCTCGTGGTGCAGGGCGAGCGCCGCCTTGATCAGACCGGCCACGCCGGCGGCCGGCATGGTGTGCCCGATCTGCGACTTCACCGAGCCGATGACGGCGCGCCCGGCGGTCGCGGGGCCGAACACCTCGGCCACCGTCCGAAGTTCGGCCCCGTCCCCGGCGGCCGTCGCGGTGCCGTGCGCCTCGAGGAGCTGGAGCGCGTCGGCGGCGCGCGGGTCGAGCCCGGCGGCCTCCCACGCCTGGCGGACGGCACGGGCCTGACCGCCCGGGTCGGGGTTGAACAGGCTCCCCGAGCGGCCGTCGCTGGCCACTCCGGTGCCGCGGATCACCGCGTAGATCCGGTCCCCGTCGCGCCGCGCGTCCGCCAGCCGCTTGAGGACGACCACGCCGGTGCCCTCGCCGATCAGGACGCCGTCGGCGTCCCGGTGCAGCGGGCGGATGCGCTCGCTCGGGGACAGCGCGCCGAGCTGGCTGAAGACGCTCCACAGGGTGAGGTCGTGGCAGTGGTGCACCCCGCCCGCGAGCATCACGTCGCACCGCCGGGAGGTGAGTTCGCGTACCGCGTGGTCCACGGCGACCAGCGAGGAGGCGCAGGCGGCGTCCACGGTGTAGGCGGGTCCGCGCAGATCGAGCCGGTTGGCGACGCGGGAGGCGACCAGATTGGGCACCAGGCCGATCGCGGACTCCGGCTCCTCGGGTCCGAGCCGTTCGCAGAACCCGGCGCGCACCGATTCCAGTTGGGCTTCGTCGAGTTGCGGGGCCAGCTCGCGCAGGGTGTGCACGAGCTGGTTGGCGGTGCGGACCCGCTGGTCCAGGCGGACCAGGCCCGGCGTGAGGTAACCGCCGCGGCCGAGTACGATCCCGGCGCGTTCGCGGCGTGCGGGCAGGACGGACTCGCCGCCCGCGTCCTGAAGGGAGCGGTACGCCACGTCGAGCGCGATGAGCTGGTCCGGGTCGGTGGCGGGCACCGACTTCGGCATGATCCCGAAGCGCGTCGGGTCGAACTCGGCGCCGCTGTCGACGAATCCGCCGCGACGGCAGTAGAAGCGGTCACTGCGCCGCCCGGCGGCCGGGTCCCTCGCCGCGGTCGGGTCGTAGAAGAGCGGGTCCCAGCGGTCGGCGGGCACCTCGGTGATCGCGTCCACACCGGCGGCGATGTTGTGCCAGTAGGCGGCCAGATCGGGGGCACCGGGGAGGAAGACCTCCATGCCGACGACGGCGACCGGCTCACCCTGCGCCTCGGGCCCGCCGAGGGGTACGGGGGTGGGCATCGCGTTCACCAGCCGGAGGCGGTGTAGACGACGGTGTGCTCGTCCGGGGCGCCGTAGGCGAGTTCGCGCAACAGGCTGAGCGGGCCTTCCTCCAGGTCGATCAGTTTGATGCCGCGGGCCGCGTAGGAGCGCATCAGCTCCGGGCCGACCATGCCGCCGCCGGTCTCGGACGCGGCCCAGGGGCCCCAGTGCACGGTCAGACCGCGCCGCTCGGCACCGGACCAGCGGCGGCCCAGTTCCTCCAGGGCGTCGTTGGCGCCGGCGTAGTCGCTCTGGCCGCGGTTGCCGAGGGCGGCGGCGATGGAGCCGAAGAGGACGGCGAAGCGTGGGCTCACCGGCAGCCGGTCCACCGCGTCCAGGACGGTGGCGGCGCCGTCGGCCTTGGTGGTGAAGACCCGGGCGAAGGACTCCGGGGTCTTCTCCGAGATCAGCTTGTCCTCGATGAGCCCGGCGGCGTAGACCAGCCCGTCGAGCCGTCCGTACTGGGCGTACACCTCCTTGACCGCGGCTCCGGCGGCCTCCGTGTCCGTCACGTCCACCCGCTGGTACTCGACCTCACCGCCCAGCTCTCGCAGGGCGGCCAGGGTGGTGCGTACCTCGCGCTCGGCGAGGATCGCCGAGACCCGGCGTTCGGTGTCGGCGGGGGTGGTGGTGAGTTTCGCGGCGAGCAGGGCGCCGCGCAGCGAGGCACGGTCGGTGGCGCCGGCCGTATCCGGGTCCTCGGCGGCCGCGGGTTCCGGGGTGCGGCCGAAGAGGACCAGGCGGCAGCGGGCCGCGGCGGCGAGGGTGCGGGCGAAGCGGGCGGTGATGCCCCGGGCGCCGCCGACCAGGAGGACCACCGACTCACGGTCGAGCCCGACGGCCTCGGCCTCGGCGGCGCCGTCGCCCGCCGGTCCGGCGCCGCTGGTGGCGATCGAGCCGAGCGGGGTGAGCGCCAGGCGCAGGGCGCGGCGACCGCCGCCCTGGTCCAGCAGCACCACCGGCTCGTGCTCGGGGGCGGCGAGTTCGGCGAAGAGGGCGCGGGCGGCCTCGGCGGCGCTCGCCCCGTCGGGGACCTCGGCCAGCGTGGCGCGGGTCTCGGGGTACTCGCGGGCCACCGTGCGGAAGAAGCCGCGCAGCCCGCTGGGCGCCCCGGCGCCCCGCCGGTCGGCGGCGAGCAGGCGACGCGGCCCGGCGGCGAGGACCCGCTGGTAGAGGGCGAAGGCTTCGGGCAGCACGGGCCCTTCGGCGTCCAGCGGCGTCAGGTGCACCACCGTCTCCTCGCCCGCGGCGGGCAGTTCGCCGTCGGGGACCAGCTCGGTCTCGACGCCGGCCTCGGCCAGCAGCGCGGACAGTTCGGCGGCGGTCTCGCCGCCGCCGAGGAGCTGTACCCGGCGGCCGGGCTCCGGGCGGGCGGTGACCGGTTCGAGGACGTGTTCGGTGAACAGCAGCCGCTGCGGGGCGGTGATCTCCGGGCGCGGTCCGTCGACGGCGAGAGTGGAGGTGGAGGTCTCGGCGGGCGCCGGAACGGAGCCGAGGGCTGCCTCCAGGAGTGCGCTGAGCGCGGCGACGGTACGGGCGCCGCTGAGCGCTTCGAGGTCCGCCCCGGCGGTGTCCAGGGCGAGGCGGCCACCGAGTTCGCCGACGATCTCGGTGCGCTTGATGGAGTCGATGCTGAGATCGGCCTCCAGATCGAGATCCGGCTCCAGCATGTCCACCGGGTAGCCGGTGAGCCCCGCGACCACCTCGAGAACGGTGTCCAGGACCGGCACATCACGGGCCGGGGCGCCGGCCGCGGCGGAGGCGGGCGCGGCGGACGGGACGGCGGCGGGGGTGCCGAGCCGGGCGGCGAGGAGCGAGGCCATGCCCTCGGCGGTGCGGACGCCGCTCAGCTCCTCAAGCTGCTCGCCTCCCTGGGCGGCGACGCCCAGCCGGGCGGCCAGTTCACCGGCGATCTCGGCCCGCTTGATGGAGTCGATGCTGAGATCGGCCTCCAGATCGAGATCCGGCTCCAGCATGTCCACCGGGTAGCCGGTGAGCCCCGCGACCACGTCGAGAACGGTGTCCAGGACCGAGGCACCCGGCGCGGCGGCGGGCGCCGCGACGGGCCCCGGAGCGACGGCCGACGACGTGGCGACGGCCGACGATGCCGTGACGGCCGGGACGATGTGTGCCGCGGGTACAGCCTGCGCGGTCGACCGCGTCGTCCCGGGCGGGAGTTCGGGTGCTCCCAGGTAGGAGAGCAGGACGTCGCGCTGGGCGGAGACCATCTCCCGGCTGCTGCGGAGGAACTCCGCGATCAGCGCTTCGGGACCGGCGGCCGGCGCGGGGAGGTGACGCGGGTCGGACACGGTGAACTCCGTCACGGGTCGGGCGGGGAGCAGGGCGTGCGGCGGGAAGGCGCCGTCGGCGCGGCGCAGCAGGTGGCCGTCGACGGTGAAACCGGCCCGCCGGACGGCTTTGGCGGTAGCGGGGTCGACGGTGTCGCGGCCGGTGAACAGCGGCCGGGTGCGCAGCTCCGTGCCGCTGACGGCGAGTCGGGCGAGCGCGGTCAGGAAGGCGGGCAGTCCGCCGTCGCGGCCGCCCTCCAGCGGCACGGTGCGGTGCGGGCGGTCCCCGAGCACGTCCGCCACCAGGCGGCTGAGCACCCGGCCGGGCCCGGCCTCGACGAAGACCCTGGCCCCTGCCTCGTACATCGCCTCGATCTGTTCGGCGAAGCGGACCGGGGAGCCGAGCTGGGCGGTCAGTTCGGCGCGGATGCCCTCGGCGTCGTCGGGGTAGCGCGCCGCGGTGCGGTTGGCCCAGACCGGGAAGGCCGGGGCCGGCAGGTCCAGCCCCGCGAGGTGGGTGCCGAAGTCCTCACCCGCGCCGTCGAGCAGCGGGCTGTGGAAGGCGCAGGCCACACTCAGCGGCTTGGCGCTGTATCCGGCGTCCTTCAGTTGGGCGATGGCGGCGGCGACCGCCTCGCTCGGGCCCGAGATGACCGTCTGGGTGGGCGAGTTGTGGTTGGCGGCCACCACGTCGCCGGCCAGGTCCGCGAGGCGCAGCACCTCCTCGACCTGGTCGGCGGAGGCACCGACCGCGGCCATGGTCCCCGCGTCGCCCTCCGGGACCCGGCCGAGGATGGCCTCGGCGCGGGCGACGCTGGCGGCGAGCAGTTCGTCGGGGGTGAACACTCCGGCGGCGGCGAGCGCGGCGAGTTCGCCGTAGCTGTGGCCGCCGGCCATCGCGGGGCGCACCCCGAGAGAGCTGAGCAGTTCGGTGGCGGCGAGCGCGGTGATGCCGAGGGCGGGCTGGGCCACCGCCGTGTCGGTGATCCGGGCCTGGGTGCGGGCCGCGGCCTCGGCGTCGAGCGCGGCCGGCGGGAAGAGCGCGTCGGCCCAGCGGGCGCCGAGGTGCAGGTGGCGGTGGAGTCCGGGGAAGGCCGCGAAGAGCGGCGCGAGCATCCCGGGTCGCTGGCTGCCCTGGCCCGGGAAGAGCAGCGCGAGCCGGCCCTCCGCGACCTCCCGCGGCACGGCGCGGGCGAGGTGGATGCCGTCGGCGGGGGCGTGTTCGCCCTCGGCGGCCCGGCGCAGCAACTCTGGCAGTTCGGCCGACGAGCGGGCGACCACCGCGATCTGTACGGGTTCGCCGCGCACGGCGGCCTGGTCGCTGCGGTGGGCGGCGTGGCGCGCGAGGTCGCGCAGGCGGCTGTGGCCGCCGTCCTGGTCGATCAGGGCGAGCAGGGCGCGGACCGCCTTGACGGCGGCCTGCTCCTCGCGGCCGCGGAAGGTGAACAGCTCGGCCGGCCAGGCGTCCAGGGCGTGTGCGGCGGGCGCCTGGTCGTGGGCGCGCAGGACGACGTGGAAGTTGGTGCCGCCGAAGCCGAAGGCGCTGACGCCCGCGATCCGGTCGGCCGGTTCGACGGCCCAGGGGGCGGTGGAGGTGTGGAAGGCGAAGGGGCTGGTGTCCGCCTCCCAAGCCGGATTGGGGTTGCCGAGGTGCAGGGTGGGCGGCTTGACGCCGTGGTAGAGCGCGAGGGTGGTCTTGATCAGTCCGGCCAGTCCGGCGGCGCACTTGGTGTGCCCGATCTGCGACTTGACCGAGCCGATGGCGCAGGAGCCGGGTTCGGCCCCGTACTCCCGGAACACCTCGGTCAGGGTGGCGAGTTCGGTGCGGTCGCCGACGACGGTGCCGGTGCCGTGCGCCTCGATCAGGCCGACCTCGGCCGGGGAGATCCGGGCGTTGGCGTAGGCGCGGGTCAGGGCGGCGCGCTGGCCTTCGGGGCGGGGCGCGGTCAGGCCGAGGCCACGGCCGTCGCTGGCGCTGCCGACACCGTCGATCACCGCGTAGATCCGGTCGCCGTCGCGTTCGGCGTCGGCGAGGCGCTTGAGGGCCACACAGGCGACGCCCTCGCCGAGGGCGATGCCGTCCGCGCTCGCGTCGAAGGTGGCCGAGCGGCCGGAGGGCGACAGCGCGTGCACGGAGGAGAAGAGCAGGTAGTCGTTGATGCCGTTGTGCAGGTCGGCGCCGCCGCACAGAACCAGGTCGCTGGTGCCGGTGACGAGTTCCTTGCAGGCGGCGTCGACGGCGGTGAGCGAGGAGGCGCAGGCCGCGTCGACGGTGTAGTTGGCACCGCCGAGGTCGAGCCGGTTGGCGATGCGCCCCGCGATGACGTTGGCGAGCATGCCGGGGAACGAATCCTCGGTCAGCTTCGGCAGTTGCTCCTCCAGACCGGGCGGCAGCGTGCCGACGTAGGCGGGCAGCACGGTGCGCAGGGTGGAGGCGTTGGCCAGGTCGCTGCCCGCCTCGGCGCCGAAGATCACCGAGGTGCGGCGGTGGTCGGCCTCCGGCCCCTCGTAGCCGGCGTCGGCGAGTGCGCGCCGGGCGGC is a window of Streptomyces violaceusniger Tu 4113 DNA encoding:
- a CDS encoding glycosyltransferase, which translates into the protein MSRFLLVAPPLTGHINPLVAVAAELTARGHEVAWCGYADRIRDAAGPAAAVHECALPEAGELVRPPTLTGPAAFRFLWEVFFIPLAEAMAPAVASAMHAFRPDAVVTDQHAVAGALVCERLGVPYFTSASTSAELIDPLADLPKVAAWLTGRLDALREAIGDPAATHDPRFSPYGVLAFTGRELVGDGTLPWERVHLVGPAIADRPGDPDFPWQALDPSRDLVFVSLGTANTDAGARFLHEAAGALDLLADRVQGVVADPGGQLTDPPPGILVRPYVPQLELLGRARAVVSHGGHNTVCEALWHGLPLVVAPIRDDQPIVARQVAEAGAGIRVRFGRVDAPKLAEALRTVLDDTGGHRTAAAAIGRSMRVAGGRRAAADHLEQLVTAHPVASAGR
- a CDS encoding alpha/beta fold hydrolase codes for the protein MAKTPTGDITTHVQELRAGAAGEGEPPVVVLVHGLLTDSLASYYFTLGPALSAAGMDTVMYDLRGHGRTDRPPTGYRLEHFVEDLALLLDALGEHRPVHLVGNSFGGTVAAGFAAWHPDRTATLTMIESEPPVATWATHIADGLAHARRDLVHDQAIEWIKERYGAHTARLSRTAARILQTTTLAEDVPAGRLIDDDLSALRCPLLAVFGADSGLSAQVPELEAKVAQCRTVVLPDQGHSVLVEQPGRTRDLVLDWVREHHARRSGAWAGAVG
- a CDS encoding acyl carrier protein encodes the protein MTSEAATPTALSIDEDTVLAQIAATLRELPDAGLEDAEISRETLFHDDLELESIDLVTLAGLLREQYGERVNLALFIADLELDEIIALTVGQLADYVTASLRATEES
- a CDS encoding type I polyketide synthase, translated to MPTPVPLGGPEAQGEPVAVVGMEVFLPGAPDLAAYWHNIAAGVDAITEVPADRWDPLFYDPTAARDPAAGRRSDRFYCRRGGFVDSGAEFDPTRFGIMPKSVPATDPDQLIALDVAYRSLQDAGGESVLPARRERAGIVLGRGGYLTPGLVRLDQRVRTANQLVHTLRELAPQLDEAQLESVRAGFCERLGPEEPESAIGLVPNLVASRVANRLDLRGPAYTVDAACASSLVAVDHAVRELTSRRCDVMLAGGVHHCHDLTLWSVFSQLGALSPSERIRPLHRDADGVLIGEGTGVVVLKRLADARRDGDRIYAVIRGTGVASDGRSGSLFNPDPGGQARAVRQAWEAAGLDPRAADALQLLEAHGTATAAGDGAELRTVAEVFGPATAGRAVIGSVKSQIGHTMPAAGVAGLIKAALALHHETLPPTLHCDDPNPALEATRFTTLATARPWDEVAGGAPRRAAVNAFGFGGINAHVILEQPAAVRGRRPRVTVGEPERVLRLAARTPEELAARLDAEDGAVLAASLPETGSPAAGPVRLGIVDPTARRLKMARRAVGKGEPWRGRGDVWFTPRPVLGPAGGRTAFVFPGLEAEFTPKVDELAARLGLDWSYDEEAEVGDVGRHGAAVFQLGRLLDTALRRLDVAPDAVAGHSVGEWTAMAAAGVHTSEEVDAFLAGFDPDALRVPGLAFAVLGTAADRVLDRLDGREDVVLSHDNAPNQSMICGPEEAVADLVADFRTQGVIAQVLPFRSGFHTPMLAPYLDPIRTAAERYTLHPPHTALWSATVAAPFPAQPEAVRELFVRHLLEPVRFRELVLRMYEAGFRAFLTLGAGQLGSLIDDTLAGRDRLVVPAHSTSRDSLAQLRRVTTALWTEGADPDVTPLNPPAGRASSSVRPVRRAGMKLDLGGALVSLPAAGHGLLVATPDPTARPLRPAVPAARTETHADALDRPGRAGGHHPVAAEFSALLTDTTAVAAELLDALGQRRGPRVPARHRPPTPRSAAVAPPPAAPRALGHAVGPDGSGRPNGLGTPSGSGTPNRSSGADGLATVPATLRIDVDRMPYLRDHCFFRQRPGWPDEADRWPIVPATTVIDHLVRIAEEAMPRERGRREQRVVAVHNVRLQKWIEAMPARDVPVAVRRSAPDRVEVGLTGFAGAEVQFASGPGTPPAVWPADPACERVPELAAEQLYTERWMFHGPAFQGVTELTAIGERHVRGVLTAPGPPGALLDNVGQLLGYWIMATLTERTTVFPVGMARIDFHGPEPAAGTALDCHIRIREVTPTTLTADMQLVHAGRVWAECTGWTDRRFDTDPGLRLMDRFPGRNTLSEERTGGWSLAHERWPDLATRDLIMRNVLGGAERDRYAGQPPTRKRRHLLGRIAAKDAVRRLLWAEGAGDIYPAEIALHNDAAGRPVVTGVHGRAIGPRLTVSLAHSAEAAVALARRGPCGIDLEEVTARPAATVAAACGPEERALLARTVAAGDESEDLWFTRFWAAKEAVAKERGTGLRGRPQEYRVTAARPDLLRVEHAGRAWEVRCDQVAAPAGLPERNYVVAWTTGGAEPVSQESQHDQ